One segment of Pantoea sp. Lij88 DNA contains the following:
- the msrA gene encoding peptide-methionine (S)-S-oxide reductase MsrA: MAIEYAVIAGGCFWCTEAVFKDVIGVESVESGYTGGARPNPTYEQVCSGATGHAEAIRIGFDPEKVTFGDLLDISFVTHDPTQLNRQGNDIGTQYRSAIFPANAEQEAEARAAIARAQADHDVPVVTTIEPLKEWYPAEAYHQDYWEGAGQRNGYCMAVIPPKLQKLRKSFANRVKS; encoded by the coding sequence ATGGCAATCGAATACGCAGTTATCGCTGGCGGCTGTTTCTGGTGTACCGAAGCAGTCTTTAAGGATGTGATCGGCGTTGAGTCGGTTGAAAGCGGCTATACCGGCGGTGCCCGTCCTAATCCGACTTATGAGCAGGTCTGCAGCGGTGCAACCGGTCATGCCGAAGCGATCCGCATTGGTTTTGATCCGGAGAAAGTGACTTTCGGCGATCTGCTGGATATCAGCTTTGTCACGCATGACCCGACCCAGCTTAACCGTCAGGGTAACGATATCGGCACCCAGTATCGCTCAGCGATTTTCCCGGCGAATGCAGAACAGGAAGCAGAAGCGCGCGCCGCTATTGCCCGTGCTCAGGCCGATCATGATGTGCCGGTGGTGACAACCATTGAGCCGCTGAAAGAGTGGTATCCCGCTGAAGCTTATCATCAGGATTACTGGGAAGGCGCGGGCCAGCGCAATGGCTACTGCATGGCGGTGATCCCACCGAAGCTGCAGAAGCTGCGTAAAAGTTTCGCGAATCGGGTGAAGAGCTGA
- the pmrB gene encoding two-component system sensor histidine kinase PmrB yields MIRRFDHRSMRFRLILTIGLILLVFQVISVVWLWHESKEQIQFLVEAQLQKRNMDSHVKREVHEAVASLAVPSLVMITLTLLLCYQAVKWITRPLYQLQRELESRSEENLEPVACHSQVHEIDAVTQAINQLVARLNSSLERERLFTADVAHELRTPLAGLRLHLELIERNSDVKVQPLVQRLDQMTHSVSQLLNLARAGQSFTSGTYQNVGLIEDVILPMEAELSIMLEAHQQTLLLDLPQEQFVRGDATLLKMLLRNLVENAHRYSPDNSTISVQLLSAPHPMMVVEDEGPGIDESKSGELSKAFIRMDSRYGGIGLGLSIVSRIVQLHRFQFFLGNRRDRSGCRAVVKF; encoded by the coding sequence ATGATAAGACGTTTCGATCACCGCAGTATGCGCTTTCGACTCATCCTGACCATTGGTCTGATCCTGCTGGTATTCCAGGTGATCAGCGTGGTCTGGCTGTGGCATGAGAGTAAAGAGCAGATCCAGTTTCTGGTAGAAGCGCAGTTGCAGAAGCGCAACATGGACAGTCACGTAAAGCGTGAAGTGCATGAAGCGGTGGCCAGCCTGGCGGTGCCTAGTCTGGTGATGATTACCCTGACGCTGCTGCTCTGCTATCAGGCGGTGAAGTGGATCACCCGGCCGCTGTATCAGCTGCAGCGGGAACTGGAGAGTCGCAGCGAAGAGAATCTCGAACCGGTCGCCTGCCACAGTCAGGTCCATGAGATCGATGCGGTCACTCAGGCGATCAATCAGCTGGTTGCGCGTCTGAACTCCAGTCTTGAACGCGAGCGGCTGTTTACTGCCGACGTGGCACACGAGCTGCGCACGCCGCTGGCGGGATTACGTCTGCATCTGGAATTGATCGAGCGTAACAGCGATGTCAAAGTTCAGCCGCTGGTGCAGCGCCTGGATCAGATGACACACAGCGTGTCGCAACTGCTGAATCTGGCGCGTGCCGGGCAATCATTTACGTCCGGCACCTATCAGAACGTCGGGCTGATCGAAGATGTGATTCTGCCGATGGAGGCAGAACTGAGCATTATGCTGGAGGCGCATCAGCAGACGCTGTTGCTCGATCTGCCGCAGGAGCAGTTTGTGCGTGGGGATGCCACGCTGCTGAAGATGTTGCTGCGTAATCTGGTCGAGAACGCCCATCGCTACAGCCCGGATAACAGCACGATCAGCGTGCAGCTGTTATCGGCTCCCCACCCCATGATGGTGGTGGAAGATGAGGGACCCGGCATTGATGAGAGTAAAAGTGGCGAGCTGAGTAAAGCGTTTATCCGGATGGACAGTCGTTACGGCGGGATCGGACTCGGGCTGAGCATTGTCAGCCGCATCGTCCAGCTACACCGGTTTCAGTTTTTCTTAGGGAATCGTCGCGACCGAAGCGGTTGCCGGGCCGTCGTTAAGTTTTAA
- the otsB gene encoding trehalose-phosphatase: protein MTQAADTHARYPTLSSGQYAFFFDVDGTLAAIQSRPEAVFIPEQVIAQLRQLSALSGGALALVSGRPIEQLDALAAPWHGPAAGVHGAERRDAEGNLQRISLPVEVEQPLRTELQAAMASWPGTQLEIKGMAFALHYRQAMQHEQDVMRLAEQSVKRFPGLALQPGKCVVEIKPAGIDKGAAIGDFMQQSPFAGRTPVFIGDDLTDEKGFLAVNERQGVSIKVGEGSSQADYRLNDVDAVYGWLERTLLLLEQDNVGKEFRL from the coding sequence GTGACTCAAGCGGCAGACACCCATGCCAGGTATCCGACATTAAGCAGCGGGCAGTACGCCTTCTTTTTTGATGTCGACGGCACGCTGGCAGCGATTCAGTCCCGTCCCGAAGCGGTATTTATTCCTGAGCAGGTCATCGCACAACTCCGGCAGCTTTCTGCACTCTCTGGGGGTGCGCTTGCGCTGGTCTCCGGCAGACCTATAGAACAACTTGATGCGCTGGCCGCACCGTGGCATGGCCCGGCTGCGGGCGTGCATGGTGCAGAGCGCCGTGATGCAGAAGGAAATCTGCAACGCATCAGCCTGCCGGTCGAGGTCGAACAACCGCTCAGAACAGAACTGCAGGCGGCAATGGCTTCCTGGCCTGGCACGCAGCTGGAGATCAAAGGCATGGCCTTTGCCCTTCACTACCGTCAGGCGATGCAGCATGAGCAGGATGTGATGCGACTGGCCGAGCAGTCCGTGAAGCGCTTCCCCGGACTGGCGCTTCAGCCGGGAAAATGTGTGGTTGAGATTAAACCCGCAGGTATCGATAAAGGCGCCGCGATTGGCGACTTTATGCAGCAGTCCCCTTTTGCCGGACGTACGCCGGTCTTTATTGGCGACGACCTCACTGATGAGAAGGGCTTTCTGGCCGTCAACGAACGGCAGGGCGTCTCGATCAAAGTCGGCGAAGGTTCCAGCCAGGCCGATTATCGGCTGAATGATGTCGATGCGGTTTACGGCTGGCTGGAAAGAACATTATTACTATTAGAGCAAGACAACGTCGGTAAGGAGTTTAGGTTATGA
- the otsA gene encoding alpha,alpha-trehalose-phosphate synthase — protein sequence MSRLVVVSNRVAMPDGSKTSAGGLAVGILDALKSTGGMWFGWNGEISEFTGEDVEDVRVQEHEGIEYASFPLSQNDYDLYYCQFSNTVIWPAFHYRLDLVQFQREAWEGYCDVNDSVAQRLKPLIKPDDIVWIHDYHFLPFAAALRRAGINNRIGFFLHIPFPTPEIFNALPPHKELLEMLCEYDLLGFQTESDRVAFLDSVSQLTQLQNKGDKKHRAFGNTFMTEVYPIGIEPDSIKEMAEGPLPPKMAAMKKELGDARNIIACERLDYSKGLPERFLAYEALLENFPEHRGKIRYSQIAPTSRGDVQAYQDIRHQLETEAGRINGKYGTLGWTPLYYLNQHFDRRLLMKIFRLTDVGLVTPLRDGMNLVAKEYVAAQDPDDPGVLVLSRFAGAANELTSALIVNPYDRDEVAAALDKAITMPRTERISRYNDMMAVLRKNDITAWRESFLKDLERIDPRSVDHNTANKVATFPKLA from the coding sequence ATGAGTCGTTTAGTGGTTGTATCTAACCGTGTCGCCATGCCAGATGGGTCTAAAACCAGCGCTGGCGGCCTGGCCGTCGGTATTCTCGATGCACTGAAAAGCACCGGTGGAATGTGGTTTGGCTGGAACGGTGAAATCAGCGAGTTCACAGGCGAAGACGTTGAAGACGTCAGGGTTCAGGAGCATGAGGGAATCGAGTATGCCTCGTTCCCGCTGAGCCAGAACGATTACGATCTCTATTATTGCCAGTTCTCCAATACGGTTATCTGGCCTGCCTTCCATTATCGTCTTGACCTGGTGCAGTTCCAGCGTGAAGCGTGGGAAGGGTATTGCGACGTCAATGATTCGGTGGCGCAGCGTTTAAAACCGCTGATCAAGCCAGATGACATTGTCTGGATCCACGATTATCACTTTTTACCGTTTGCCGCCGCACTGCGTCGGGCGGGCATTAATAACCGCATCGGTTTCTTCCTGCATATTCCGTTCCCGACGCCTGAAATCTTTAACGCACTGCCTCCGCATAAAGAGTTGCTGGAAATGCTGTGCGAATATGACCTGCTGGGATTCCAGACCGAATCCGATCGGGTGGCGTTCCTCGACAGCGTCAGCCAGCTCACGCAGCTGCAGAATAAGGGCGATAAAAAGCATCGCGCCTTTGGCAACACCTTTATGACTGAGGTTTATCCGATCGGGATTGAGCCAGACAGTATTAAAGAGATGGCCGAAGGGCCGCTGCCGCCGAAAATGGCTGCCATGAAGAAAGAGCTGGGCGATGCTCGCAATATCATTGCCTGCGAACGTCTCGACTATTCGAAAGGCCTGCCTGAGCGTTTCCTTGCCTATGAAGCGCTGCTGGAGAACTTCCCGGAGCATCGCGGCAAAATCCGCTATTCGCAGATTGCGCCAACCTCGCGTGGCGATGTGCAGGCGTATCAGGATATCCGTCATCAGCTGGAGACCGAAGCAGGGCGCATCAACGGTAAGTACGGCACGCTGGGCTGGACCCCGCTTTACTACCTTAACCAGCATTTCGACCGTCGCCTGCTGATGAAAATCTTCCGCCTGACCGATGTGGGTCTGGTCACGCCACTGCGTGATGGTATGAATCTGGTCGCGAAAGAGTATGTGGCAGCGCAGGACCCGGACGATCCGGGTGTACTGGTGCTGTCGCGCTTTGCCGGGGCAGCCAATGAGCTGACCTCTGCGCTGATCGTCAATCCTTATGACCGTGATGAAGTCGCCGCCGCGCTGGACAAGGCGATTACGATGCCGCGTACCGAAAGGATTTCACGCTATAACGACATGATGGCGGTATTGCGTAAGAATGATATTACCGCCTGGCGTGAAAGCTTCCTGAAAGACCTGGAACGCATTGATCCACGCAGCGTGGATCACAACACGGCCAATAAGGTCGCAACCTTCCCAAAACTCGCCTGA
- the eptA gene encoding phosphoethanolamine transferase EptA, protein MAFTLKRPLIGRLTLLTLAAVYIAVFLNIAYYRQVLAVMPLDNLHTTLVFLSMPLVAFSVINIVITLASFVWLDRLLAALFILLSASAQYFIQTYNIVVDRSMITNMMDTTASESFALITPKLLLTLLTSGVLMALLVFWPRIKKQQWRGVLARLLSVLLSAALIVLVALLFYKDYASLFRNNRELVKALSPSNSIAATLSWYKHEQLQNAPLIRIGEDAHLQPSRASGKPNLTILVLGETSRAQNFSLGGYGRLTNPLLAKDDVIYFPHTTSCGTATAVSVPCMFSNMPRAHYDDVLAAHQEGLLDVIQRAGISVLWNENDGGCKGACDRVPHQDMTSLNLPGMCIDGECYDDVLFHGLDEYISQLKGNAVIVLHTIGSHGPTYSHRYPPQFRQFEPTCDTNQIQDCSQQQLINTYDNTLVNVDHIVDKAINVLRAHQDRFTTSLVYLSDHGESLGENGAYLHGLPYAIAPDTQKHVPLLIWLSDDYQKRYAVNRGCLNKLAATDDFSQDNLFSTMLGLTGTATHEYVPADDILTSCRSQP, encoded by the coding sequence ATGGCGTTTACCCTGAAAAGGCCGTTGATTGGCCGCCTGACGTTGCTGACTCTGGCTGCGGTTTATATCGCGGTTTTCCTTAATATTGCCTATTACCGTCAGGTACTGGCAGTGATGCCGCTGGACAACCTGCATACCACGCTGGTGTTTTTATCAATGCCGCTGGTCGCCTTTAGCGTGATTAACATCGTGATTACGCTGGCCTCGTTTGTCTGGCTGGATCGGCTGCTGGCCGCACTGTTTATTCTGCTCTCCGCATCGGCGCAGTACTTTATTCAGACCTATAACATCGTGGTCGATCGCTCGATGATCACCAATATGATGGATACCACCGCGTCCGAATCCTTTGCGCTGATTACGCCGAAGCTGCTGCTCACCCTGCTCACCTCAGGCGTGCTGATGGCGCTGCTGGTGTTCTGGCCGCGCATCAAAAAGCAGCAGTGGCGCGGCGTGCTGGCGCGACTGCTCAGCGTGCTGCTTTCAGCGGCGCTGATCGTGCTGGTCGCCCTGCTCTTCTATAAAGATTACGCTTCGCTGTTCCGCAACAACCGCGAGCTGGTCAAAGCGCTCAGCCCGTCTAACAGCATTGCGGCAACGCTCTCCTGGTATAAGCATGAGCAGTTGCAGAACGCGCCGCTGATTCGTATCGGTGAAGATGCGCACCTGCAACCCAGCCGCGCCAGCGGCAAGCCGAATCTGACGATTCTTGTATTGGGCGAAACCTCGCGTGCGCAAAACTTCTCGCTGGGCGGTTATGGTCGTCTGACCAATCCCCTGCTGGCGAAAGATGATGTGATCTATTTTCCGCACACCACCTCGTGCGGCACGGCGACAGCGGTTTCCGTGCCCTGCATGTTCTCCAACATGCCACGCGCTCATTATGATGATGTGCTGGCCGCGCATCAGGAAGGCTTGCTGGATGTGATTCAGCGCGCCGGGATCAGCGTGTTGTGGAATGAGAACGACGGGGGCTGTAAAGGTGCCTGCGATCGCGTTCCGCATCAGGATATGACCAGCCTCAACCTGCCCGGCATGTGTATTGATGGCGAATGTTATGACGACGTGCTGTTCCACGGACTGGATGAGTACATCAGCCAGTTAAAAGGCAACGCGGTGATTGTGCTGCACACCATTGGCAGCCATGGCCCGACTTACAGCCATCGCTATCCACCGCAGTTCCGCCAGTTTGAGCCGACCTGTGACACCAACCAGATTCAGGACTGTTCGCAACAGCAGTTGATCAATACGTATGACAACACGCTGGTCAATGTGGATCACATCGTCGATAAAGCGATCAATGTACTGCGTGCGCATCAGGATCGCTTCACCACCAGCCTGGTCTATCTTTCTGATCACGGTGAATCGCTGGGTGAAAATGGGGCTTACCTGCATGGCCTGCCCTATGCTATCGCGCCGGATACCCAGAAACATGTGCCGCTGCTGATCTGGCTTTCCGACGATTACCAGAAACGTTATGCGGTTAATCGCGGCTGTCTGAATAAACTGGCGGCGACAGATGATTTTTCACAGGATAATCTGTTTTCAACCATGCTGGGATTAACCGGCACCGCGACCCACGAATATGTGCCTGCGGATGATATTTTGACGTCGTGTCGGAGCCAACCCTGA
- the pmrA gene encoding two-component system response regulator PmrA, giving the protein MKILIVEDDALLLQGLMLALEGEGYVCDGVTRVRDAEAHFASGLYSLVVLDLGLPDEDGLHFLIRLRRQKKMTPVLILTARDTINERIAGLDAGADDYLIKPFSLDELLARIRALIRRHVNQGDSHVRVGALALDMTHRQIMLNDVLLDLTPKEFAILSRLMLKAGNPVHREILYQDIYNWETEPSTNTLEVHIHNLRDKIGKSAIRTVRGFGYALVTQDGVREAT; this is encoded by the coding sequence ATGAAGATACTGATAGTAGAAGATGACGCCCTGCTGCTGCAGGGACTAATGCTGGCGCTGGAAGGCGAAGGCTATGTCTGTGACGGCGTGACGCGGGTGCGGGATGCTGAAGCGCACTTCGCCAGCGGCCTGTATAGTCTGGTGGTGCTGGACCTTGGCCTGCCGGACGAAGATGGCCTGCATTTCCTGATACGACTGCGGCGCCAGAAGAAGATGACGCCGGTGCTGATCCTGACCGCACGCGATACCATCAACGAGCGCATTGCCGGACTCGACGCTGGCGCGGACGACTACCTGATCAAACCGTTTTCGCTGGATGAATTGCTGGCACGCATCCGCGCACTGATCCGTCGACACGTTAATCAGGGCGACAGTCATGTCAGAGTGGGTGCGCTGGCGCTGGATATGACGCATCGTCAGATCATGCTCAATGATGTGCTGCTGGATCTGACCCCGAAAGAGTTTGCGATTCTGTCGCGGCTGATGCTCAAGGCAGGCAACCCGGTACACCGTGAAATTCTCTACCAGGATATCTATAACTGGGAGACGGAGCCTTCTACTAATACGCTGGAAGTGCACATTCATAATCTGCGCGACAAAATTGGCAAAAGCGCCATTCGCACCGTGCGCGGTTTTGGGTATGCACTGGTGACGCAGGATGGCGTTCGCGAGGCAACATGA
- a CDS encoding flavin reductase family protein — protein sequence MSQRMHKYAFPVSKARKYLEPGPVLLLSSQYQDQHDIMTLGWHTVLEFSPSLVGCMISGMNHSHELIRNSGQCVLNIPSASLIDEVVAIGNSHGDQLDKFEAFGLTPEPAQVVGAPMIAECFASFECQLYDDSMVANYNLFIFEIVKAHVAEQPEYPATLHYTGEGRFSVMSDKMLDKSGDFKPEMLI from the coding sequence ATGAGCCAACGCATGCACAAATATGCTTTCCCGGTCAGCAAAGCCCGCAAATATCTTGAACCCGGCCCGGTGCTGCTGCTCAGTTCCCAGTATCAGGATCAGCACGACATCATGACGCTCGGCTGGCATACGGTGCTGGAGTTCTCGCCGTCACTGGTCGGCTGCATGATTTCCGGAATGAATCACAGCCATGAACTGATTCGCAACAGCGGTCAGTGCGTCCTGAACATCCCCTCGGCCTCGCTGATCGATGAAGTCGTAGCAATCGGTAACAGCCACGGCGACCAGCTTGATAAGTTTGAGGCCTTTGGCCTGACACCTGAACCGGCTCAGGTGGTGGGCGCGCCGATGATTGCCGAATGCTTTGCCAGCTTTGAGTGTCAGCTCTATGACGACTCGATGGTCGCTAACTACAACCTGTTTATTTTTGAGATCGTGAAAGCGCACGTCGCCGAGCAGCCGGAATATCCCGCCACCCTGCACTACACGGGCGAAGGCCGCTTCAGCGTGATGAGCGACAAAATGCTGGATAAGAGCGGAGATTTTAAACCGGAGATGCTGATCTAG